The proteins below come from a single Crossiella sp. CA-258035 genomic window:
- a CDS encoding SDR family oxidoreductase, translating to MSTAGKVALVVGANGVIGGNLVEHLLELGDWEVIGLSRRGGADRERLRYVSVDLLDPVDTREKLAEFDSVTHVFYTAYQDRPSWAELVVPNLAMLVNVVEAIEPVAAGLEHISLMQGYKVYGAHLGPFKTPAREDDAGHMPPEFNVDQQDFLVRRQAGKSWTWSAIRPSVVAGFGLGNPLNLAMVIAVYASISKELGLPLRFPGKPGAYDALLEMTDAGLLAEATVWAATDPACANQAFNINNGDLFRWSELWPKIAEYFELPVAPPLQMSLATVMADKEPLWDKMTEVHGLAGHSYREVSSWAFGDFVFSWDYDMFADGSKARRFGFHRYVETERMFFDIFTEMRKRRVIP from the coding sequence ATGAGCACTGCGGGGAAGGTCGCGTTGGTCGTCGGCGCGAACGGCGTCATCGGCGGCAACCTGGTCGAGCACCTGCTCGAGCTGGGAGATTGGGAGGTCATCGGGCTGTCCCGACGGGGCGGCGCTGATCGGGAACGGCTGCGGTATGTCTCGGTTGATCTGCTGGATCCGGTGGACACGCGAGAGAAGCTGGCCGAGTTCGATTCGGTGACGCACGTCTTCTACACCGCCTACCAGGACCGTCCGAGCTGGGCGGAGCTGGTGGTGCCGAACCTGGCGATGCTGGTCAACGTCGTCGAGGCGATCGAGCCGGTCGCGGCCGGACTCGAACACATCAGCCTCATGCAGGGCTACAAGGTCTACGGCGCGCACCTCGGGCCGTTCAAGACCCCGGCCCGCGAGGACGACGCCGGCCACATGCCGCCGGAGTTCAACGTGGACCAGCAGGACTTCCTGGTTCGGCGCCAGGCCGGCAAGAGCTGGACCTGGTCGGCGATTCGTCCGTCAGTGGTCGCCGGGTTCGGGCTCGGCAACCCGCTGAACCTGGCCATGGTGATCGCGGTGTACGCCTCGATCTCCAAGGAACTCGGTCTGCCACTGCGATTCCCTGGCAAGCCGGGCGCCTATGACGCGCTGCTGGAGATGACCGACGCGGGGTTGCTGGCCGAGGCGACCGTGTGGGCGGCAACGGATCCGGCGTGCGCCAACCAGGCGTTCAATATCAACAACGGTGACTTGTTCCGGTGGAGCGAGCTGTGGCCGAAGATCGCCGAGTACTTCGAGCTGCCGGTCGCGCCGCCATTGCAGATGTCGCTGGCCACGGTGATGGCTGACAAGGAACCGTTGTGGGACAAGATGACCGAGGTGCACGGACTGGCTGGACACAGCTACCGCGAGGTGTCCTCGTGGGCCTTCGGGGACTTCGTGTTCTCGTGGGACTACGACATGTTCGCCGACGGATCCAAGGCACGGCGATTCGGGTTCCACCGATACGTGGAGACCGAGCGGATGTTCTTTGACATCTTCACAGAGATGCGCAAACGACGGGTCATTCCCTGA
- a CDS encoding SDR family NAD(P)-dependent oxidoreductase encodes MATTVISGGTDGLGRALAQHLLRAGETVVVIGRDVEKFKTLPATRAHFVQADLRLQREAERVAAHIAREHPSVDTLFLAAAHVVRSRTLTTEGVEHNLALYALSRHILATALLPQLSASPRPVIINTSVPGAPKSAVRWQDPSLANNYSWRTANHQSRRANELSALLLTKAQPRLKYVLYNPLFVRSSLSGDLSPVHRAIIRVLFRLAPSPEQALTPILDLLANPPRSRLSAYTRKKRLPLEVTPDDHAEALRWEALTTYLRTRI; translated from the coding sequence ATGGCCACCACAGTGATCTCCGGCGGCACCGACGGTCTCGGCCGCGCACTGGCCCAACACCTGCTCCGAGCAGGTGAAACGGTCGTGGTGATCGGCCGGGACGTCGAGAAGTTCAAGACGCTGCCGGCCACTCGCGCGCACTTCGTCCAGGCCGACCTGCGCCTACAGCGGGAGGCGGAGCGAGTCGCCGCCCACATAGCCAGGGAGCACCCGAGCGTCGACACCCTGTTCCTGGCCGCCGCCCACGTGGTCCGTTCCCGCACACTGACCACCGAGGGCGTCGAACACAACCTGGCCCTCTACGCCCTCAGTCGCCACATCCTGGCCACCGCCCTGCTGCCGCAACTGAGCGCTTCGCCGCGCCCGGTCATCATCAACACCTCGGTCCCAGGAGCACCCAAGTCGGCCGTGCGCTGGCAGGACCCCAGCCTGGCGAACAACTACAGCTGGCGGACGGCCAACCACCAGAGCCGTCGCGCCAACGAACTGTCCGCCCTCTTGCTCACCAAGGCCCAGCCCCGGCTGAAGTACGTGCTGTACAACCCACTGTTCGTCCGGAGCAGTCTTTCCGGCGACCTCTCCCCGGTTCATCGCGCGATCATCCGGGTCCTGTTCCGATTAGCGCCCTCCCCGGAACAGGCACTCACCCCGATCCTGGATCTGCTGGCCAACCCACCGAGGAGCCGCCTGTCGGCATACACCAGGAAGAAGCGCTTGCCTCTGGAGGTGACCCCTGACGACCACGCCGAGGCACTCCGCTGGGAGGCGCTGACCACGTACCTCCGAACCCGCATCTGA
- a CDS encoding TetR family transcriptional regulator — MSAADNAGTKPLRADAARNRAQILDAATEAFRERGLEVDVREIARLADVGMGTLYRHFSTKKSLVEAALEAKIVEWEQRAAAARNSTAAWDGLRALIEHTIELMAANRAFLDGLTVAESAVEACQRHLKQSLGDLVERAHEEGSLRADVSAGDIGLFVLSFGPIVLATKDSESEAWRRLLAVLLDGLRAA, encoded by the coding sequence ATGAGTGCGGCGGACAATGCGGGAACCAAGCCACTGCGGGCCGATGCTGCGCGGAACCGGGCCCAGATCCTCGATGCGGCCACGGAGGCGTTCCGGGAGCGCGGGCTGGAAGTGGATGTCCGGGAGATCGCCCGACTTGCTGATGTGGGCATGGGTACTCTCTATCGCCACTTCAGCACGAAGAAGTCGCTGGTCGAAGCGGCGCTGGAGGCGAAGATCGTGGAGTGGGAGCAGCGCGCCGCCGCTGCTCGGAACTCGACCGCGGCATGGGACGGGCTTCGTGCCCTTATCGAGCACACGATCGAGCTGATGGCCGCCAACCGGGCTTTCCTGGACGGCCTCACCGTGGCGGAGTCCGCGGTGGAGGCGTGTCAGAGGCACCTGAAGCAGTCGCTGGGTGATCTGGTCGAACGTGCTCATGAGGAAGGGTCGTTGCGAGCCGATGTCAGTGCCGGAGACATCGGGTTGTTCGTCCTGTCCTTCGGGCCGATCGTGTTGGCCACCAAGGACTCCGAGTCCGAAGCCTGGCGCAGGTTGCTGGCGGTGCTGCTGGACGGTCTGCGTGCGGCATGA